In a single window of the Gossypium hirsutum isolate 1008001.06 chromosome D02, Gossypium_hirsutum_v2.1, whole genome shotgun sequence genome:
- the LOC107908025 gene encoding prolyl-tRNA synthetase associated domain-containing protein 1 isoform X1 codes for MVYSKDQLLARLKELQIDFSQYEHPVVLTVEAQAKYVGNVGGALSKNLFLKDKKHRYYVVSALADTKVDMKVLSQRLGLGKGGLRMAPEEALGEILKVPLGCVTPFALVNESASHVSLLLDKGFKTQECCIFHPLSNDMSISLNAFGLDKFLKSIGRDPTYIDLEANPPVGKDQPPDRASLVPSGSTVLPDLPEKTPSQDSSGNHPSAGNNSTAVTAKADKPSNAVQNVKEKSVNGVRPLIPSTDAGKFVEELLDRTSTLLLSEISEDSIKRHGGQLGAEVANNIKKCLREDLKNLATIFKNTAYTEGFYAGTHYQPKRL; via the exons ATGGTTTATTCCAAGGATCAGCTGCTTGCTCGTTTAAAG GAGCTTCAAATTGATTTTTCCCAGTATGAACATCCTGTTGTTTTGACTGTCGAAGCTCAG GCAAAATATGTTGGGAATGTGGGAGGTGCACTGAGCAAAAATCTGTTCTTGAAG GACAAAAAACATAGGTACTATGTTGTGTCTGCCCTTGCAGATACGAAAGTAGATATGAAAG TTTTATCTCAGAGGCTTGGTTTAGGAAAAGGTGGTCTAAGAATGGCTCCAGAAGAGGCATTGGGTGAGATACTTAAG gtgCCACTTGGATGTGTTACTCCATTTGCTCTAGTAAATGAATCTGCAAG TCATGTCTCGCTATTGTTGGATAAAGGATTCAAAACTCAAGAGTGTTGCATCTTTCACCCACTTTCCAATGACATGTCAATCT CTCTTAATGCCTTTGGTCTTGACAAGTTTCTTAAATCAATTGGGCGAGACCCAACTTATATTGATCTGGAG GCTAACCCTCCTGTAGGGAAAGATCAACCTCCCGATCGAGCTTCTTTAGTTCCATCGGGTTCGACAGTTCTGCCTGATCTTCCCGAGAAAACTCCTTCACAAGATTCATCTGGAAATCATCCTAGTGCTGGTAATAATTCTACAGCAGTTACAG CAAAAGCTGATAAGCCATCTAATGCTGTGCAAAATGTTAAGGAGAAATCTGTCAATGGTGTTCGACCATTGATTCCTTCCACAGATGCTGGGAAATTTGTGGAAGAGCTTCTGGATAGAACATCTACGTTACTGCTATCAGAA ATTTCCGAAGATTCCATCAAGCGACATGGTGGACAATTAGGAGCTGAAGTAgcgaataatattaaaaaatgtctTAGAGAAGATCTAAAGAATCTCGCT ACAATATTCAAGAACACGGCATACACAGAAGGGTTTTATGCCGGTACTCACTATCAGCCCAAGCGTCTTTGA
- the LOC107908025 gene encoding proline--tRNA ligase isoform X2, which produces MVYSKDQLLARLKELQIDFSQYEHPVVLTVEAQAKYVGNVGGALSKNLFLKDKKHSCAVLSQRLGLGKGGLRMAPEEALGEILKVPLGCVTPFALVNESASHVSLLLDKGFKTQECCIFHPLSNDMSISLNAFGLDKFLKSIGRDPTYIDLEANPPVGKDQPPDRASLVPSGSTVLPDLPEKTPSQDSSGNHPSAGNNSTAVTAKADKPSNAVQNVKEKSVNGVRPLIPSTDAGKFVEELLDRTSTLLLSEISEDSIKRHGGQLGAEVANNIKKCLREDLKNLATIFKNTAYTEGFYAGTHYQPKRL; this is translated from the exons ATGGTTTATTCCAAGGATCAGCTGCTTGCTCGTTTAAAG GAGCTTCAAATTGATTTTTCCCAGTATGAACATCCTGTTGTTTTGACTGTCGAAGCTCAG GCAAAATATGTTGGGAATGTGGGAGGTGCACTGAGCAAAAATCTGTTCTTGAAG GACAAAAAACATAG CTGTGCAGTTTTATCTCAGAGGCTTGGTTTAGGAAAAGGTGGTCTAAGAATGGCTCCAGAAGAGGCATTGGGTGAGATACTTAAG gtgCCACTTGGATGTGTTACTCCATTTGCTCTAGTAAATGAATCTGCAAG TCATGTCTCGCTATTGTTGGATAAAGGATTCAAAACTCAAGAGTGTTGCATCTTTCACCCACTTTCCAATGACATGTCAATCT CTCTTAATGCCTTTGGTCTTGACAAGTTTCTTAAATCAATTGGGCGAGACCCAACTTATATTGATCTGGAG GCTAACCCTCCTGTAGGGAAAGATCAACCTCCCGATCGAGCTTCTTTAGTTCCATCGGGTTCGACAGTTCTGCCTGATCTTCCCGAGAAAACTCCTTCACAAGATTCATCTGGAAATCATCCTAGTGCTGGTAATAATTCTACAGCAGTTACAG CAAAAGCTGATAAGCCATCTAATGCTGTGCAAAATGTTAAGGAGAAATCTGTCAATGGTGTTCGACCATTGATTCCTTCCACAGATGCTGGGAAATTTGTGGAAGAGCTTCTGGATAGAACATCTACGTTACTGCTATCAGAA ATTTCCGAAGATTCCATCAAGCGACATGGTGGACAATTAGGAGCTGAAGTAgcgaataatattaaaaaatgtctTAGAGAAGATCTAAAGAATCTCGCT ACAATATTCAAGAACACGGCATACACAGAAGGGTTTTATGCCGGTACTCACTATCAGCCCAAGCGTCTTTGA
- the LOC121214625 gene encoding probable N-succinyldiaminopimelate aminotransferase DapC, with translation MQAAECTWTHFEMLRPLCFKSPSTTPLFFNFSKHFQKGFSDSSFFRSNRRISNYPSFMATISSLSTHKDPVSTHDATPNITHQPVQVAKRLEKFKTTIFTQMSMLAIKHGAINLGQGFPNFDGPDFVKEAAIQAIKDGKNQYARGYGVPDFNNAIAARFKKDTGLVIDPEKEVTVTSGCTEAIAATMLGLINPGDEVILFAPFYDSYEATLSMAGAKVKCITLRPPDFAVPIDELKSTISKNTRAILINTPHNPTGKMFTREELNTIASLCIENDVLVFTDEVYDKLAFEMDHISMASLPGMYEQTVTMNSLGKTFSLTGWKIGWAIAPPHLAWGVRQAHSFLTFATSTPMQYAATVALQAPDSYFAELKRDYMAKKAILVQGLKDVGFKVFPSSGTYFVVVDHTPFGLENDIAFCEYLIKEVGVVAIPTSVFYLNPDDGKNLVRFTFCKDEETLRSAVERMKEKLKKK, from the exons ATGCAGGCTGCTGAATGTACCTGGACACACTTCGAAATGCTTAGGCCACTTTGCTTTAAATCCCCATCCACAACGcccttattttttaatttctccaAGCATTTCCAAAAGGGTTTTTCCGATTCTTCTTTCTTTAGGTCTAATAGGAGAATCAGCAATTACCCATCTTTCATGGCTACCATCTCCTCCCTTTCCACCCACAAAGACCCTGTTTCTACTCACGATGCCACTCCCAATATCACCCACCAACCAGTTCAG GTTGCAAAGCGATTGGAGAAGTTCAAGACTACGATTTTTACTCAGATGAGTATGCTTGCAATCAAGCATGGAGCAATAAACCTTGGCCAAGGGTTCCCCAACTTTGATGGTCCAGATTTTGTAAAAGAAGCGGCAATTCAAGCCATTAAAGATGGGAAAAACCAATATGCTCGAGGATATGGGGTTCCAGACTTTAACAACGCCATAGCTGCTCGCTTCAAGAAGGATACCGGACTTGTGATTGACCCTGAGAAGGAAGTTACTGTTACCTCTGGGTGCACCGAAGCTATTGCTGCAACCATGTTAGGCTTGATTAATCCAGGTGATGAGGTGATCCTCTTTGCTccattttatgattcttatgaagCGACATTATCCATGGCTGGTGCCAAAGTAAAATGCATCACATTGCGCCCTCCAGATTTTGCTGTTCCTATTGATGAGCTTAAGTCCACTATCTCAAAAAACACTCGTGCCATTCTTATAAACACTCCACATAATCCAACGGGGAAGATGTTTACTCGTGAGGAACTTAATACAATTGCATCGCTATGCATTGAGAATGATGTTTTGGTTTTTACTGATGAAGTTTATGATAAATTAGCATTCGAAATGGATCACATTTCAATGGCATCCCTTCCTGGAATGTATGAGCAAACTGTAACTATGAACTCCTTGGGGAAGACGTTCTCTCTAACAGGGTGGAAAATCGGGTGGGCTATAGCTCCACCACACTTGGCTTGGGGAGTGCGGCAAGCGCACTCATTCCTTACTTTTGCTACTTCCACTCCCATGCAATATGCAGCTACAGTTGCTCTCCAAGCCCCCGATTCCTACTTTGCTGAGCTAAAGAGAGATTACATGGCAAAGAAGGCAATTTTGGTGCAGGGTTTGAAGGATGTTGGTTTTAAAGTATTCCCATCAAGTGGAACATACTTTGTTGTTGTAGATCACACCCCTTTTGGTCTAGAGAATGACATTGCATTTTGCGAGTATCTGATCAAGGAAGTCGGAGTTGTGGCAATTCCTACTAGTGTATTTTACTTGAACCCGGACGATGGAAAGAATTTGGTCAGGTTTACCTTCTGCAAGGATGAAGAAACTTTGAGGTCTGCAGTTGAGAGGATGAAGGAAAAGCTGAAGAAAAAGTGA
- the LOC121214623 gene encoding uncharacterized protein gives MSQTQPGERVNGANGSAPGRNYKLYWCYQCRQSVRIVSTNPSEIICPRCSGQFVCEMEIDRPRMVVDLTASDPSPEARLFEALSLIMDPLIRVSNRIRDCSNNQEPVSWPLLGHRLLGPESVNNPLESLQRRRSHSFDGNEIREPAQRFDNQEPLGWPLLRSRLLGVESVNNPFEHRRKYRSHSSHGSEIREQEHVQRSNNQEPLGWPFFRLHFLEHCQRRRSHSYDRNEIQEPSGWPFLRRHFLGAESISNPPEHRQRCRRHGSNGNEVQESLGRPFLRRHFLGAESVNNPLEHRQRCNFRSSGQNENQEPFGWPLLRHHFLGAGSVSNPFEHRGRHRSLSSDENEIREQEFEATHRPRTWIILRPAGPYGPSIAERSLRQANLVQPSIDPRNFFFGPALDDLIDQITQNDRPGVPPAPESTINTIPTVKIIEMHLIDNLQCPICNVQFARRNSLLVEKQGSCLVNISTTMTAFFLG, from the coding sequence ATGTCTCAAACTCAACCTGGGGAAAGGGTCAATGGAGCCAATGGTTCAGCCCCAGGGAGGAACTACAAGCTTTATTGGTGCTACCAGTGCCGTCAATCTGTAAGGATTGTCTCTACAAATCCTTCGGAGATCATTTGCCCTCGATGTTCTGGCCAGTTCGTTTGCGAGATGGAAATTGATAGGCCGAGAATGGTTGTTGACTTAACTGCTTCTGATCCCTCCCCTGAAGCTCGTCTGTTTGAAGCACTCTCTCTTATCATGGATCCCCTGATCCGGGTATCCAATCGTATTCGTGATTGTTCCAATAATCAAGAACCTGTAAGTTGGCCTTTGCTCGGGCATCGTTTACTAGGACCCGAATCTGTAAATAATCCCCTTGAGTCTCTTCAAAGGCGTAGAAGCCATAGTTTTGATGGAAACGAAATTAGAGAACCTGCACAACGTTTTGATAATCAAGAACCTTTAGGTTGGCCTTTGCTCAGAAGTCGTTTATTGGGAGTCGAATCTGTAAATAATCCCTTTGAGCATCGTCGAAAGTATAGAAGCCATAGTTCCCATGGAAGTGAAATTAGAGAACAAGAACATGTACAACGCTCTAATAATCAAGAACCTTTAGGGTGGCCTTTCTTTAGGCTTCATTTCCTTGAGCATTGTCAAAGGCGTAGAAGCCATAGTTATGATAGAAATGAAATTCAAGAACCTTCAGGTTGGCCTTTCCTCAGGCGTCATTTCTTGGGAGCAGAATCTATAAGTAATCCCCCTGAGCATCGTCAAAGGTGTAGAAGACATGGTTCCAATGGAAATGAAGTTCAAGAATCTTTAGGCCGGCCTTTCCTCAGGCGTCATTTTCTGGGAGCTGAATCTGTAAATAATCCCCTTGAGCATCGTCAAAGGTGTAACTTCCGTAGTTCCggtcaaaatgaaaatcaagAACCTTTCGGCTGGCCTCTTCTCAGGCATCATTTCTTAGGAGCTGGATCTGTAAGCAATCCCTTTGAGCATCGTGGAAGGCATAGAAGCCTTAGTTCcgatgaaaatgaaattagagaACAAGAATTTGAAGCTACACATCGCCCTAGGACTTGGATTATCCTTAGACCTGCGGGCCCTTATGGTCCAAGCATAGCTGAAAGGAGTTTGCGACAAGCAAACCTTGTACAGCCTAGTATTGATCCAAGAAACTTCTTTTTTGGGCCAGCACTCGATGATTTGATCGATCAAATAACTCAAAATGACCGTCCAGGAGTACCACCAGCTCCAGAATCGACAATCAACACAATTCCAACCGTGAAGATCATTGAAATGCACCTGATTGACAATTTGCAATGTCCAATTTGCAATGTCCAGTTTGCAAGGAGGAATTCACTGTTGGTGGAGAAGCAAGGGAGCTGCCTTGTAAACATATCTACCACAATGACTGCATTTTTCCTTGGCTAA